In Oreochromis aureus strain Israel breed Guangdong linkage group 22, ZZ_aureus, whole genome shotgun sequence, the genomic window cagagcgtgttctggggagcttgcaggagtcctgacagacatattcaacctgtccttggcccacgctgtggtaccggcctgcttcaaaaccacctccatcgtcccgatacccaaaaactccaacccatctagcctcaatgactaccgcccagtagcactcacccccatcatcactaagtgcttagagcagctggtcttagcacacttcaaatcctgtctcccccaccctggacccccaccaatttgcataccgccagaacaggagcacagaggatgcagtctccatcgcactgcactctgtcctctcacacctggacaacaacaacacctacgccagaatgctgtttatagacttcagttcagcattcaacacaatccacccctcacaactcatcaggaaactgacagacctgggcatcagttccctcatctgcaaatggttactggacttcctgaccaaccgccctcaacatgtccgactggataaccgctgctcatcaacaatcacaatgaacaccggggtaccacagggctgtctgatgagccctttcctctactcccttttcacccacgactgcagacctgctgatggttctaacaccatcattaagtttgcagatgacaccacggtgattggcctcatcagcgacaacgatgagaccgcctacagggaggaggtggatcatctggctgagtggtgcgacacaaacaacctgctgcttaacaccgagaagactaaggagctcatcgtggactacaggaggaatgctgacccacatccacccatccacattaaaggggacggctgtgggcgtgtgagcagcttcaagttcctgggagtccacatctccgaggatctcacctggacaaccaactgctccaagctggtcaagaaggctcaccagcgcctcttcttcttgaggactctgaggaagaaccacctgtcctcagacatcctggtgaacttctaccgctgcaccatcgagagcatcctgaccaactgtataacagtctggtacggaactgctccgcctcggaccggaaggtgttgcagagggtcgtgaaaactgcccagcgcatcgccgagcaccacttcctgccataaaggacatctacaggaagcggtgtctgaaaagggctgggaaaatcatcagagaccccatcacccatcacatggactcttcaccctcctgccctctgggaggcgctacaggagcctccggactaagaccaccaggtaccggaacagcttcttccccacagctgtcagactcctgaactctgcctcctgacatctgacccacgttaaactcatggactgaacatacacacacccacaaccactagcactttatcactatcacaattatccacatatctcacttatcctaactgcactactgtatagttctgtgtgaatatcattctgtacatatgataatttttcaatcctacaactgtttataacttgcatagttcacatttctgtataactgtatatctcagatttctgtatagtttttatttcatatttatatcctgttcatagcctgtacatagcttgtactcactacagcctgtacatacttatagttatagaatattcataacatacttcacactgtgtacattataacataccataatagacccatttctgtaatatacttacacatctctattattgctaaattatattgtaatatatctatatcacgactaaagcacttctggatggatgcaaactgcatttcgttgccctgtacctgtgacatgtgcaatgacaataaagttgaattctattctattctattctattctaactacattttttcagcttcattgttatgttcaaaagttggtgcaagagttgtaggttataatgcccactgagccaatgaggccaaactcaaggaagaccaaccaaaattaatgaaatattcagttgcagaaatttccatcatttgtctttttggggggttggaatatgtttaaaagctagatttctgcattctgtcacacacacacacagctacataaatggctctaagtgcaatcatgtgttgaataaaaaagattacatgttaatgttttgtcagtacccttatttcactgtgttacatttcaccccaggatatgttacaactaacccagactatggggttaattgtaacatttcactctttgtgtttgagaccataccatgcaatgagtaattgtgctgcagagaaaatagctgcactatttaatagcagagacatgtaaatactttgcattacattttgaatccactaccttaaaagagctccaagctacagacagaaatgtcaaaaatgttacaactatccccggtctcccctacagtttatacacagagggttaaatAGACAACGGGAAACGGGTGAGGAATGATGAGAAGTAAAACCAGGAAATGAAAACGATACATTTCAAAGTAGACTCAAAAATCATGACTGGCAAAGAAACAACCAAAAGGAAACATAATGGACATAAGATAACTGAAACCTTACATGAAGACAAGAGAACAGTATAGGACAGAGACACGAGCACAAAGAAATGACACAGAGGCAGGAACAGATGGGGAGAAACACGAGTAACAGATGACTGTCAGTTCCATCAAAGATCACACAGACATGAACAAACACACCCACCTGTTCCTCTTTGCTGTTTATCATCACCAGATCAGCTCCTTTATACTGACAGGCTTTCCAGCTCTCATCACAAAGCTTTTTCTCACAGGATTTAATGTAACAGCTGCATCCAAGTCTCCTCTTCCATCCTTTGGGACACTTCTCTTAATgtcagaaatgtgttttagagagagctctgtaaatattttgtttaaacTAAGGTTTTTGCTCTTATTCATCATGAACTATCTTACAGAAAAACTGTTAAAGAGCATATAGCATTTATCATTCAAAGGTTTACTGGGGTAGCTACTGTGTCATATTgatgttttctattatttttttattaccttCTATCTTctccttcagcttcttcacttcTTCCTGTAGCTGACTGTGGTTTTTACTCAGTTTATCATAACGACTCTGTAACTGACTCATGTTGCCTGTCACGTCTTTAGAATAGATACAGTTAGCAAAACAACTTATGACAATATTTACATTGACAGTTAAGCTGGTAACGGACtctttaataattttaaaagcatttcTACCCCAATATTGTAAAAGTGCTCAGATAAGTTAAATTTCCTCACCTTTAATCTTctccttcagcttcttcacttcTTCCTGTATGTCGCTGTTGTTTTCACTCAGCGTATCATAACTGCTCTGCAGCTGACTCATGTTGTCTGTCATTTATTATgaacaagattaaaaaaatacaagaataaaatatttaggtgtGACTTCACAGAAGTTTTAATAATCCTGGTATTCACCTACATTATTAAAAGCTCTCTTACCTAAAACTTTGTCATGGAACTGGATGTAACTGTTGTGCAGTTTGTCATATTCACTCTTGTTCCAACCAACTAAAAGATTTtagttaaaaacacataaaaaaaataagaaacagtGAAACACTGAAAGCATCGGGACTCCTCTGTCAAATATTACCAACACAACTTCAAACTAAGCTTTTCAGCTGTAAGCTTGTGCTGTGGGTGGAGGCGTTATAACAACAGGAAATCTGATGGGAAGTATCAAGTCTGAATGAGAACCACTGAAAAATAATTGTGCTCAAGTGTGGCAAACAAAGGTGAAGAGTAAAACAACATTGTAGAACTCAGAGATGTTCTCAGCATGCTGATCGGTAGAAGTTGAGAGGCTGTATCTTATCTTACAGCATATGGACAGGATGATGATCCCAGCTAACATCAGGAGGCACAGCACTCTTAGACCCAGTGTAGCACATCTGAAAGAGCCCTTCTGGACTGAAGGAGGACTCTGAGTCTGTGGTCCTGTTAGAAAGCAGTGTGGATGTTGGTTTGTGGTTATTTCCTGTCAAAACACTTGTAATAGGTCGCATTAGCAACACTTGACAAGAGAGTCAGACTCCAAAAACAAGGAAATGTTTAATCTGC contains:
- the LOC120435781 gene encoding asialoglycoprotein receptor 2-like, producing the protein MSSDICGEPDLSKKVRYSRKEQEDRGEWEQREVDIYESTDDIRDNDTNFQAHEGGPQTQSPPSVQKGSFRCATLGLRVLCLLMLAGIIILSICFGWNKSEYDKLHNSYIQFHDKVLDNMSQLQSSYDTLSENNSDIQEEVKKLKEKIKDVTGNMSQLQSRYDKLSKNHSQLQEEVKKLKEKIEEKCPKGWKRRLGCSCYIKSCEKKLCDESWKACQYKGADLVMINSKEEQVLGSRTAGSEFWLLCTVP